The following coding sequences lie in one Methylotuvimicrobium alcaliphilum 20Z genomic window:
- the phoU gene encoding phosphate signaling complex protein PhoU: MKEHTIHLFDGELSHLHYLVLEMAGLVIDQLDTVMTSLDEGEVSIAEKVVARDREVNEYELKIDAEVLSILAKRTPVANDLRKVISISKIVVDLERIGDETVRVAKLIIDMFDPQTSDPNPQLLRDIVRMGRMARGMLRKATDAFDTGNLDDAYELIRGDWDCGQEFQDGIRRQLTFVLQDARLIGRALDILQIMKALERCGNHCINIAEFMIFMVEGKDIRHQH, from the coding sequence ATGAAAGAACATACGATTCATCTTTTCGACGGCGAACTGAGTCATTTACATTATCTGGTGCTGGAAATGGCCGGCTTGGTCATCGATCAATTGGATACGGTCATGACGTCGCTCGATGAAGGCGAGGTCTCTATCGCCGAAAAAGTGGTGGCACGGGATCGGGAAGTTAACGAATATGAGCTAAAAATCGACGCCGAGGTTCTGTCGATTCTCGCTAAACGCACTCCGGTCGCTAATGACCTGCGAAAAGTGATTTCTATTTCGAAAATCGTTGTGGACTTGGAAAGAATCGGAGATGAAACGGTAAGGGTTGCCAAGTTGATCATCGACATGTTCGACCCGCAAACGAGCGATCCGAATCCGCAGTTGCTCAGGGATATCGTCAGAATGGGCAGGATGGCGCGCGGCATGCTCAGAAAAGCGACCGACGCTTTCGATACCGGTAACCTGGATGATGCTTACGAGCTTATTAGGGGTGACTGGGATTGCGGACAAGAATTTCAAGACGGCATTCGCAGGCAATTGACCTTCGTGCTTCAGGATGCCCGCTTGATCGGTAGAGCTCTGGATATCCTGCAAATCATGAAAGCGCTCGAGCGCTGTGGCAATCATTGTATCAATATCGCCGAATTCATGATTTTCATGGTTGAAGGTAAGGATATTAGGCACCAGCATTGA
- the pstB gene encoding phosphate ABC transporter ATP-binding protein PstB, which yields MKTLISKNISVKPLNLQGEMGATVGSIHADNPRITCRNVNVFYGENHAIQDINLDIGTNEVISLIGPSGCGKSTFLRCLNRMNDTVESCRVNGEIKIDDVDVYSKHMDVVPLRAQVGMVFQKPNPFPKSIYDNIAYGPKIHGLASTKAELDQIVESSLRKAGLWDEVKDRLDQPGTGLSGGQQQRLCIARTLSVEPEVILMDEPCSALDPIATAKIEQLIDELRQRYTIAIVTHSMQQAARVSQRTAYFHLGKLIEVGKTSDVFTNPLHELTQDYITGRFG from the coding sequence ATGAAAACACTCATAAGTAAAAATATCTCTGTTAAGCCATTGAATCTACAAGGTGAAATGGGCGCGACAGTAGGGTCCATACATGCCGACAATCCAAGGATAACTTGCCGTAATGTCAATGTGTTTTATGGAGAAAACCATGCGATACAAGATATCAATCTGGATATCGGCACGAATGAAGTCATTTCGTTAATCGGCCCATCCGGTTGCGGCAAATCGACTTTTTTACGTTGTTTGAACCGAATGAACGACACAGTCGAAAGTTGCCGGGTGAACGGCGAAATCAAGATCGATGATGTCGATGTTTATTCCAAGCACATGGATGTTGTTCCGCTTCGCGCGCAAGTCGGCATGGTGTTTCAAAAACCCAATCCATTCCCGAAATCGATCTACGACAATATCGCTTACGGCCCGAAAATCCATGGGCTGGCTTCGACAAAGGCCGAATTGGATCAAATCGTCGAGTCTTCATTGCGCAAGGCCGGCCTCTGGGACGAAGTCAAAGACCGGCTTGACCAACCGGGCACCGGCTTGTCGGGCGGGCAACAACAGCGTTTGTGCATCGCTCGGACTTTGTCGGTCGAGCCTGAAGTTATTTTGATGGACGAGCCATGTTCGGCATTAGACCCGATTGCGACCGCGAAAATCGAACAATTGATCGACGAACTGCGACAGCGTTATACGATTGCGATAGTGACCCATTCGATGCAACAGGCCGCACGGGTATCGCAGCGTACGGCTTATTTTCATCTCGGTAAATTGATCGAGGTCGGTAAGACCAGCGATGTATTTACCAATCCTTTGCACGAATTGACACAGGATTACATTACCGGAAGGTTCGGATAA
- a CDS encoding agmatine deiminase family protein, whose protein sequence is MIRFPAEWEKQSAVLIAWPDQSGDFGGNLNDVEQSYRFIAETICRYESLIILCKSAVQQRHIETLLPVEKSGIRFIHADYNDIWVRDTAFLTVEKDGKPLLLNFRFNGWGGKYEHAADNALNRNLLKHAPFASNPHLDIDMVLEGGSVESDGEGTILTTKQCLLNPNRNPELNRDQIEAQLQKHFGAERVLWIDQENLDGDDTDAHIDTLARFCSSDTIAYTSSNDPSEKHYQSLKNMEAQLKAMKMISGEPYKLVALDLPKPIFDADGKRLPANYSNFLIINDAVMVPVYDDPMDQTAVDKLAECFPQHEIIATPCRPIVHQYGSLHCMTMQFPATISTD, encoded by the coding sequence ATGATCCGTTTTCCAGCAGAATGGGAAAAACAATCCGCCGTACTGATTGCATGGCCTGATCAATCCGGCGATTTCGGGGGGAATCTCAACGACGTCGAACAAAGCTATCGCTTCATCGCCGAAACGATCTGCCGTTATGAATCGTTGATCATCTTGTGCAAGAGCGCTGTTCAGCAACGACATATCGAAACGCTGTTACCAGTCGAAAAATCCGGTATCCGTTTCATACATGCCGATTACAACGACATCTGGGTTAGAGATACGGCATTTCTGACCGTCGAAAAAGACGGCAAGCCGCTATTGCTAAATTTCCGTTTCAACGGCTGGGGCGGCAAATACGAACATGCGGCCGACAATGCCTTGAATCGGAATCTACTGAAACACGCCCCGTTCGCAAGCAACCCGCATCTCGACATCGACATGGTACTCGAAGGCGGCAGCGTCGAAAGCGACGGCGAAGGCACGATATTGACGACCAAACAATGCCTGCTCAATCCGAACCGGAATCCGGAATTGAACAGGGATCAAATCGAGGCGCAATTACAAAAGCATTTCGGCGCCGAACGCGTATTGTGGATCGATCAGGAAAATCTCGACGGCGATGACACCGATGCCCATATCGACACGCTCGCCCGCTTCTGCAGTTCCGACACAATCGCCTATACCAGCAGCAACGATCCGTCCGAGAAGCATTACCAAAGCCTAAAAAACATGGAGGCACAGCTTAAGGCCATGAAAATGATTAGCGGCGAACCGTACAAGTTGGTTGCGCTGGATTTGCCGAAACCGATTTTCGACGCAGACGGCAAGCGTTTACCCGCCAATTACTCGAACTTTCTGATCATTAATGATGCTGTCATGGTTCCAGTTTACGACGATCCAATGGATCAAACCGCCGTCGATAAACTAGCCGAATGTTTCCCTCAACACGAAATCATTGCCACGCCCTGCCGGCCGATCGTGCATCAATACGGCAGCCTGCATTGCATGACGATGCAGTTTCCGGCAACTATCTCGACAGATTAA
- a CDS encoding MarR family winged helix-turn-helix transcriptional regulator, translating into MTVSSTFPSVLRDLLRTHQAFLSYAAVHVQKFDLTLPQYDVIITLGGTEGMTPKKLGEETLITKGTLTGVVCRLEDKGLVRRCASAKDGRSQIISLTEAGKDIYERSYPEHLRYIGRLFDDYKSEEIAAFEGGLVRLYQAIAAARNEEKGAGDD; encoded by the coding sequence ATGACAGTCTCTTCTACATTCCCAAGCGTATTGCGTGACTTATTACGCACACATCAAGCTTTTTTATCTTATGCGGCGGTTCATGTTCAAAAATTCGATCTGACCTTGCCGCAGTATGACGTCATCATCACCCTGGGTGGTACGGAAGGCATGACGCCTAAAAAACTGGGTGAAGAAACGCTGATCACGAAAGGCACTCTGACCGGAGTCGTCTGCCGATTGGAGGATAAAGGCCTCGTTCGGCGCTGCGCTTCCGCGAAGGATGGCCGGAGCCAAATCATCAGTTTGACCGAGGCTGGAAAAGATATCTATGAACGATCTTATCCGGAACATTTACGTTACATCGGCCGTTTGTTCGACGATTATAAATCCGAAGAAATAGCGGCATTCGAGGGCGGTCTGGTGCGTTTGTACCAGGCAATCGCGGCTGCGAGGAATGAGGAAAAGGGCGCAGGTGACGATTGA
- a CDS encoding NAD(+) kinase has product MHSSFKTIGIIGKASDPGIAETLAILYRYLKQHDYAVIVDRLSAQFITESGVETSAIESIGQHCDLIIAAGGDGTFLSAARAIAQYDIPLVGINLGRLGFLVDISPYELLPKLNNILTGQYSEERRYLLRTKIIRDHRVFNEQTAVNEVVVHRWVTPSMIEIVTHINGVYLNSQRSDGMIVSTPTGSTAYSLSAGGPILHPSLNALVLVPLNPHTLSNRPIVIDDTAEIEISFCQTKQINALVTCDHLEIPEVLISDKILIKKDPKPIRILHPEGHDFFEILRKKLNWSGGYP; this is encoded by the coding sequence ATGCACAGCTCATTCAAAACCATCGGCATTATCGGTAAAGCCAGCGACCCCGGAATTGCCGAAACTTTAGCGATTCTTTACCGTTACCTTAAACAGCACGATTATGCCGTCATAGTTGACCGCTTGAGCGCTCAATTTATAACGGAATCCGGCGTTGAAACCTCGGCCATCGAGAGTATCGGACAGCACTGCGACCTGATTATCGCCGCTGGTGGCGACGGTACGTTTTTATCTGCCGCGCGTGCAATCGCCCAATACGACATTCCACTAGTTGGGATCAATTTGGGGCGCCTCGGGTTTCTTGTCGACATTTCGCCATATGAATTATTACCCAAGCTCAATAACATTTTAACTGGCCAATATAGCGAAGAAAGGCGCTATCTATTGCGAACCAAAATCATTCGCGACCATCGAGTCTTTAACGAACAAACCGCCGTAAACGAAGTCGTCGTGCATCGCTGGGTCACGCCGAGCATGATAGAAATCGTCACGCACATTAACGGGGTCTATCTGAATTCGCAACGATCCGACGGCATGATCGTCTCGACCCCGACCGGTTCGACCGCTTATTCATTGTCGGCGGGCGGCCCGATTTTGCATCCGTCTCTGAATGCCTTGGTTTTGGTACCGCTTAATCCTCATACGCTATCGAATCGCCCAATCGTCATCGACGATACGGCCGAAATCGAAATTAGTTTCTGTCAAACCAAACAAATCAATGCCTTGGTTACCTGCGATCATCTTGAAATACCCGAAGTATTGATCAGTGATAAAATTTTGATTAAAAAAGATCCGAAACCGATTAGAATTCTCCATCCCGAAGGACACGATTTTTTTGAAATCCTCAGAAAAAAACTCAACTGGAGCGGCGGTTATCCTTAA
- a CDS encoding carbon-nitrogen hydrolase, translating into MSSNIIVSAIQQPCNADKAGNLNLSIDLIKEAKQSGANLAVLPELHLGPYFCQNEDFNCFATAEPIPGPSTEILSQAAKDQEIVIVSTIFEKRAPGLYHNTAVVFDTDGSIAGKYRKMHIPDDPGYYEKYYFTPGDIGFKPIETSIGKLGVMVCWDQWYPEGARLMALAGADILIYPTAIGWDPADTNDEKQRQLDAWITIQRAHAIANGLPVVSCNRIGFEASPDDASTGIEFWGNSFITGPQGEFLAQAGTSEQIILTKELDRARSERVRQIWPYLRDRRIDEYGNLIKRFID; encoded by the coding sequence ATGAGCTCGAACATCATCGTCAGCGCGATTCAACAACCTTGTAACGCCGACAAAGCCGGCAATCTAAATCTATCGATCGATTTAATCAAAGAGGCCAAACAATCCGGAGCCAACTTGGCCGTTTTGCCGGAACTACATTTAGGCCCGTATTTTTGCCAGAATGAAGATTTTAACTGCTTCGCCACGGCCGAACCGATTCCAGGACCGAGTACCGAAATACTGTCTCAAGCCGCCAAGGATCAAGAGATCGTCATCGTATCGACAATATTCGAAAAGCGCGCGCCGGGCCTTTATCACAATACTGCCGTCGTATTCGACACAGACGGCAGCATCGCCGGCAAATACCGAAAGATGCATATTCCCGACGATCCCGGTTATTATGAAAAATATTACTTCACACCCGGCGACATCGGTTTTAAACCGATAGAGACCTCGATCGGTAAATTGGGCGTGATGGTTTGCTGGGATCAGTGGTATCCGGAAGGCGCCCGTTTAATGGCCTTGGCAGGCGCCGATATTTTGATTTATCCGACCGCGATCGGTTGGGATCCTGCCGATACTAACGACGAAAAGCAGCGCCAACTCGACGCATGGATCACGATTCAACGCGCGCACGCGATCGCTAACGGACTACCGGTCGTTTCGTGTAACCGCATCGGATTCGAAGCATCGCCCGATGACGCCTCGACCGGCATCGAATTCTGGGGCAACAGCTTCATCACCGGTCCGCAAGGCGAATTTCTCGCGCAAGCCGGAACCAGCGAACAAATCATCTTGACTAAGGAATTGGACCGCGCGCGTAGCGAGCGCGTCAGACAAATTTGGCCTTATCTACGCGACAGAAGAATTGACGAGTACGGCAATTTAATTAAACGATTTATCGATTAA
- a CDS encoding fused MFS/spermidine synthase produces the protein MTLKNASYRQRIGLFVTVFLTGASVMVIELLGTRMIAPFYGASLYVWSSLISVTMIALAFGYFTGGRLADSSKPVGLAVVIALAAFLTLLIPWMTRPILLMTDPLGLRGGAFVSSFILFAPALTLLGMVGPFAIKLATLQLNSVGSSSGSIYAMSTLGSVIGTLILGFFLFPLVGSREILIVLGLLLMGLALVIALIERRTLGFRYTVAPCLALATLGLVLLPGIIGSGKTYDGNGKFKIVSEHESLYGWVRVIDQPGNDLRMLTSDASTIGAASISTGKNLLIYQEIVGLIPALRPSMQRALIVGLGAGHMANVLRERFGLVVDTLEIDPAVANAAVVHFGYESNGRDIVGDARYEIRHLTGPYDLIIHDCFTGGSEPSYLLTLETLMQLKGLLDEQGILALNFVSFTQGNNEALSSVAKTLDQVFSRQIVFFSQPRENFNDFIFLASDAAIESDSPQLKPSERLWLKQRRYQVPQDQGIVLTDNFNPLEQMQVYKAEHYRNVVVGWFGADLLLR, from the coding sequence ATGACTTTGAAAAACGCTTCTTACCGTCAGCGCATTGGGTTGTTCGTGACGGTGTTCTTGACCGGTGCATCGGTAATGGTGATCGAGCTACTAGGCACTCGTATGATAGCGCCTTTTTATGGGGCCAGTCTTTATGTCTGGTCTTCGTTGATTTCGGTGACGATGATAGCCTTGGCGTTCGGTTATTTCACCGGTGGGCGCTTAGCCGATTCCTCCAAGCCGGTTGGTCTGGCAGTCGTGATCGCTTTGGCGGCCTTTTTGACTTTATTGATTCCATGGATGACGCGGCCGATTTTATTGATGACGGATCCTCTCGGTTTGCGAGGTGGCGCTTTTGTCAGCTCGTTTATCTTATTTGCACCGGCATTGACCTTGCTTGGTATGGTCGGCCCGTTCGCGATAAAACTGGCTACCTTGCAATTAAATTCCGTCGGCTCGAGTTCGGGAAGCATTTATGCGATGAGTACCTTGGGGAGTGTCATCGGAACTTTGATTTTGGGCTTTTTTTTATTCCCGTTGGTCGGGTCGCGTGAAATCTTGATTGTCTTAGGTTTGCTTTTAATGGGTTTGGCTCTGGTGATTGCCTTGATCGAACGAAGGACTTTAGGTTTCCGCTATACCGTCGCGCCGTGTTTGGCGTTGGCTACGCTGGGTTTGGTTTTGTTGCCTGGCATCATCGGCTCTGGGAAGACGTATGACGGCAATGGTAAATTTAAAATCGTTTCCGAACATGAGAGCCTATACGGTTGGGTGCGGGTAATCGATCAACCCGGTAATGATTTGCGTATGCTGACTTCGGACGCGTCGACGATCGGTGCAGCAAGCATTTCAACTGGTAAAAACTTGCTGATCTATCAAGAAATCGTTGGCTTGATTCCTGCTTTACGCCCATCCATGCAAAGGGCTCTGATCGTGGGTTTGGGGGCTGGGCATATGGCTAATGTTTTACGGGAGCGTTTCGGTCTTGTCGTCGATACGCTCGAGATCGATCCTGCCGTTGCCAATGCCGCGGTCGTGCATTTCGGATATGAATCGAACGGTCGCGATATTGTCGGCGATGCACGCTATGAAATAAGGCATTTGACCGGGCCTTATGACTTAATTATTCATGACTGTTTTACCGGCGGTTCGGAGCCTTCGTATTTACTGACGCTTGAAACGTTGATGCAATTGAAAGGTTTATTGGACGAACAGGGTATTTTGGCACTGAATTTCGTTTCCTTTACTCAGGGTAATAACGAGGCGCTGTCGTCTGTTGCAAAAACACTCGATCAGGTTTTTTCTCGGCAAATCGTGTTCTTTTCGCAACCCAGAGAAAATTTCAATGATTTTATTTTTCTTGCGTCCGATGCTGCTATCGAAAGCGATTCGCCGCAATTAAAACCAAGCGAGCGGCTATGGCTTAAACAGCGGCGCTATCAAGTGCCGCAGGATCAAGGTATCGTCTTGACCGATAATTTCAACCCGCTGGAACAGATGCAGGTTTACAAGGCGGAGCATTATCGTAATGTCGTTGTCGGCTGGTTTGGTGCGGATTTATTGCTACGTTGA
- a CDS encoding DUF3422 family protein — MTTDNNVTTLFPLPQNHPQRFVLHNEVHARASLNLELPIRASHLALLLTSDEKQRERDHLSKLCERYGKPCPEKDASHLSETFDTFEIRWEQHSEFSTYTFYVANTPADPFSDPALKKVPVDWLSELPGQLMVAAHAAIQPAAVVKNGDGLDMAAISACFANNPVVGSSVTGGDAQVFTDFRVHVDGFSRFLIVDHNLRSAQAGRLLHRLFEIEVYRVMALLAFPIAKKLAPELRRANQKLYTITNAMAQSDNSKDAGLLDELTTLAAEIENHISTHLFRFTAASAYYQLVGQRLEDLREVRIQGIQTLGEFIRRRMEPAMSTCYSTSKRFTSLSERVGNASQLLRTRVDIVIERQNQGLLSSMARRAKMQFKMQQTVEGISIVAITYYATGLIGSISKALRAAGWPVNPELAVGAAIPFVMIAVALGLKRIHKMIEKTSEE; from the coding sequence ATGACAACCGACAATAATGTGACGACTCTATTTCCCCTGCCGCAAAACCACCCGCAACGTTTCGTGTTGCACAACGAAGTCCATGCCCGTGCATCGTTGAATCTCGAATTGCCGATCAGGGCCAGTCATCTGGCCTTGCTGTTGACGAGCGACGAAAAACAGCGCGAACGCGATCATCTGAGCAAGCTCTGCGAGCGTTACGGCAAGCCCTGTCCCGAAAAAGACGCTAGCCATTTGAGCGAAACCTTCGATACGTTCGAGATCCGGTGGGAGCAGCATAGCGAATTCAGCACCTACACGTTTTATGTAGCGAATACGCCGGCCGATCCGTTTTCCGATCCTGCGTTGAAAAAAGTGCCGGTCGATTGGCTTTCCGAATTGCCGGGTCAATTGATGGTTGCCGCGCATGCCGCAATCCAACCGGCGGCTGTCGTCAAGAACGGCGACGGTCTCGATATGGCTGCGATTTCCGCCTGTTTCGCGAACAATCCGGTCGTCGGTTCCAGCGTGACTGGCGGGGACGCCCAAGTATTTACTGATTTCAGGGTACATGTAGACGGCTTCAGCCGTTTTCTGATCGTCGACCATAATTTGCGCTCGGCGCAGGCGGGGCGATTGCTGCATCGTCTGTTCGAAATCGAAGTCTACCGAGTGATGGCATTGCTGGCATTTCCTATTGCGAAAAAGCTCGCTCCGGAACTGAGACGGGCTAACCAAAAGCTTTACACAATCACGAATGCGATGGCGCAATCGGACAACAGCAAAGACGCAGGGCTGTTGGACGAATTGACGACGTTGGCTGCCGAAATCGAAAACCATATTTCGACGCATCTGTTTCGCTTCACGGCCGCAAGCGCTTACTATCAGCTCGTCGGTCAACGCCTAGAAGATTTACGCGAAGTCCGGATTCAAGGCATACAGACGCTCGGTGAATTCATTCGGAGGCGCATGGAACCGGCGATGAGCACTTGCTATTCGACCTCCAAACGCTTCACGTCCCTGTCCGAAAGAGTCGGCAATGCGAGCCAATTACTGCGAACCCGCGTCGATATCGTGATCGAACGGCAAAATCAAGGTTTACTGAGCTCAATGGCGCGGAGGGCGAAGATGCAGTTCAAGATGCAGCAGACCGTCGAAGGCATTTCGATCGTCGCGATCACCTATTACGCGACCGGACTGATCGGCTCGATCTCCAAGGCGCTACGTGCGGCCGGCTGGCCGGTCAATCCGGAGTTGGCGGTAGGCGCGGCGATTCCGTTCGTGATGATCGCGGTCGCGTTGGGCCTGAAACGGATTCACAAGATGATCGAAAAAACGAGCGAGGAATGA
- the recN gene encoding DNA repair protein RecN has translation MLLNLSINDLAVVKTLNLDVNTGMSVLTGETGAGKSILLTALGLALGDRADSGYIRPNSKRAEINLEFDLSDAPLAKKWLEENELDDDQHCLIRRVINHDGRSKAYINNRPVTLQTLQELSEKLVEIHGQHAHLTLLHSDEQRRLLDVFAGNQALLDQVDTHFHQWQQTHKELQALKKASADRTEREELLRYQLDELQQLDLNNFNYAELTEEHSKLAHLEEILATGHRQLDLLYENDEQSLNRLLLQSTHALNDLTRFAPDIESINGILNEAQIQIEEAAHQLRRYLDSLEADPLRLESLENQIGIIQSLCRKHHVQPEELPELAFGLEQELNNLTHSGERIEELTEKTERLLAAYHELAAQLTRKRQQGGQLLQERISAMIKELGMPQGDFIVQVSPLGATHPRADGQDKVEFLVSANPGLPAKPLSKVASGGELSRISLAIQVTTSHDKTTPTMIFDEVDSGIGGGIAEIVGQKLRALSLNRQVMCVTHLPQVASQAHHHLYVSKNNRSDITTSNVRPLAPEERVEEIARMLGGVNITENTLAHAREMLFQSISDTSSTL, from the coding sequence ATGCTACTAAATCTTTCCATTAACGACCTGGCTGTCGTCAAAACATTAAACCTGGATGTAAACACCGGCATGTCGGTATTGACAGGCGAAACCGGCGCCGGCAAATCGATTTTATTGACCGCACTTGGCTTGGCACTAGGCGATCGGGCCGATTCCGGCTATATCCGGCCAAATAGCAAGCGTGCAGAAATCAATTTGGAATTCGATTTATCGGATGCCCCTCTGGCAAAAAAATGGCTTGAAGAAAACGAGCTGGATGATGATCAACACTGCCTGATTAGGCGCGTCATCAACCATGACGGCCGATCAAAAGCCTATATCAACAATCGCCCGGTTACATTGCAAACCTTACAGGAACTCAGTGAAAAGCTAGTTGAAATACACGGACAACATGCGCATTTGACTTTACTCCATAGCGATGAACAGCGCCGATTACTAGACGTTTTTGCCGGCAATCAAGCCCTACTAGACCAAGTCGATACCCACTTCCACCAATGGCAACAAACCCACAAGGAACTACAAGCTCTGAAAAAAGCCAGCGCGGACAGAACCGAGCGCGAAGAATTACTGCGCTACCAGCTCGACGAATTGCAGCAACTCGACTTGAACAATTTCAATTATGCCGAACTAACAGAAGAACACAGCAAACTAGCCCACCTCGAAGAAATCCTAGCGACCGGGCATCGGCAGCTTGATTTGCTCTACGAAAACGACGAACAATCGCTCAACCGGTTGCTGCTACAATCGACTCATGCCTTGAACGATTTAACGCGTTTTGCGCCGGATATCGAATCTATCAACGGCATTTTAAACGAAGCGCAAATTCAGATCGAGGAAGCCGCGCACCAATTACGCCGCTATTTGGATAGCCTGGAAGCAGACCCCTTGCGCTTGGAGTCGCTGGAAAACCAAATCGGCATCATTCAAAGCCTCTGCCGTAAACACCATGTACAACCCGAGGAATTGCCGGAACTGGCCTTCGGTCTCGAGCAGGAATTGAACAATCTGACCCACAGTGGCGAGCGCATCGAAGAATTAACCGAAAAAACCGAGAGGCTACTTGCTGCATACCATGAATTAGCCGCTCAATTAACTCGAAAACGCCAACAAGGCGGCCAGCTATTGCAAGAACGGATTTCGGCGATGATCAAGGAGCTTGGCATGCCGCAAGGCGATTTCATCGTACAAGTTTCACCGCTAGGTGCTACACACCCACGCGCCGATGGCCAAGATAAAGTGGAATTTCTGGTTAGCGCCAATCCTGGCCTTCCGGCCAAGCCTTTATCAAAAGTTGCATCCGGCGGAGAACTATCACGAATCAGCCTTGCTATTCAGGTTACAACCAGCCATGACAAAACCACGCCGACGATGATCTTCGACGAAGTCGACTCCGGGATCGGCGGCGGCATTGCCGAAATCGTCGGACAAAAATTGCGCGCTTTGAGTCTCAATCGGCAAGTCATGTGCGTTACACATCTACCTCAAGTCGCATCGCAAGCCCATCATCATTTGTATGTCTCCAAAAATAACCGGAGCGATATCACGACATCCAATGTCAGGCCGCTAGCCCCCGAAGAACGCGTCGAAGAAATCGCTCGCATGCTCGGCGGCGTTAACATTACCGAAAACACCTTGGCCCATGCCCGAGAAATGCTTTTTCAATCGATCTCCGACACTTCGTCGACTTTATAA
- a CDS encoding cyclic 2,3-diphosphoglycerate synthase, with protein MSHKTVRKKILIMGAAGRDFHNFNVVYRNDPGNEIVAFTAAQIPDIAGKRYPPALSGPFYPEGIPIVDEIELADLCREQHIDQVIFAYSDVPHRQVMHQASIALAGGADFTLLGPKHTQLQASVPVIACCAVRTGCGKSQVTQWLSKLLKAHGLKTAVIRHPMPYGDLEKQAVQRFTSMADLDRADCTIEEREEYEPHLSLGNTVFAGIDYAEILAIAEQEADIILWDGGNNDFSFIRPDLLIVLTDPLRPGHETGHHPGEAVLRMADIVLINKANSATDEAVQCVFETVRQILPSIPIIKTFSKVTLDQPERLKGKRVIVVEDGPTITHGGMAYGAGFIAATQAQAAEIVDPREFASERLNDVYRQYPHIGKVLPAVGYHPSQLKALQQTLNAADIELVVSATPCDLSALIAIDKPIVRARYEFVEDDNAELSRHIETFLRNHL; from the coding sequence ATGTCTCACAAAACAGTTCGCAAAAAAATCCTCATCATGGGTGCCGCTGGGCGAGATTTTCATAATTTCAATGTCGTCTACCGCAACGATCCCGGCAATGAAATTGTTGCATTTACCGCCGCACAAATCCCGGATATCGCAGGAAAACGCTATCCGCCTGCGTTATCCGGCCCATTTTATCCCGAAGGCATCCCTATCGTCGATGAAATCGAATTGGCAGACCTATGCCGAGAACAACACATCGACCAAGTGATTTTTGCCTACAGCGATGTCCCACACAGACAAGTGATGCATCAAGCATCGATCGCGCTGGCCGGCGGAGCCGATTTTACCCTGCTCGGCCCCAAACACACGCAATTGCAAGCTTCGGTCCCGGTCATCGCTTGCTGCGCGGTGCGCACCGGTTGCGGCAAGTCGCAAGTCACGCAATGGCTTTCGAAATTATTGAAAGCCCACGGCCTTAAAACCGCAGTAATCCGCCATCCGATGCCTTACGGCGACCTCGAAAAACAGGCCGTGCAACGTTTTACCAGCATGGCCGACCTCGATCGTGCCGATTGCACGATCGAAGAGCGGGAAGAATACGAACCCCATTTGTCGCTCGGCAATACCGTTTTTGCCGGCATCGACTACGCCGAGATCCTCGCCATTGCCGAGCAGGAAGCCGACATCATTTTATGGGACGGCGGCAATAATGACTTTTCGTTCATCCGTCCCGATTTGCTTATCGTGTTAACCGACCCGCTGAGACCCGGCCATGAAACCGGCCATCATCCGGGTGAAGCCGTATTGCGTATGGCCGATATCGTGCTAATAAACAAAGCGAATTCGGCTACCGATGAGGCTGTTCAATGCGTCTTTGAAACCGTCAGACAGATTCTTCCGAGTATTCCGATTATCAAAACCTTTTCGAAAGTCACTCTCGATCAGCCTGAACGACTGAAAGGCAAGCGTGTCATCGTCGTCGAGGACGGTCCGACCATTACGCACGGCGGCATGGCCTACGGCGCGGGTTTTATTGCTGCGACTCAAGCTCAGGCCGCCGAGATCGTCGATCCGAGAGAATTTGCATCCGAACGGTTAAATGATGTTTACCGACAATATCCGCATATCGGCAAGGTGCTGCCGGCAGTCGGTTATCATCCTTCGCAATTAAAGGCATTGCAACAAACCTTGAATGCCGCCGATATAGAACTCGTCGTTTCGGCCACGCCATGCGACTTATCGGCCTTGATCGCTATCGACAAACCGATTGTACGCGCGCGTTATGAATTTGTTGAAGACGACAATGCCGAATTAAGCCGACATATCGAAACTTTTTTAAGAAACCATTTATGA